In the genome of Cervus elaphus chromosome 5, mCerEla1.1, whole genome shotgun sequence, the window AActctaaaatgaaataaagagatggtacactccaactaataaaaataaatggaaaaaaaaaagatacattttattgAATAGTTTTCTGCCACATTACCACCTTTGTCATTGGATGAACTATTTAACCTGTTTAAAGGTTAAAAAGGTTATAGGGCTTCATCTATAAAAGACTGATGATGGGCTGGTACACAGCTGCACTGCCTTGATAGGTTCTGTGATCTAATTAAGTGGTTAAGAGCATGAGCTTCAGAAACAGACCAGAGTTCAAATCTTGTTCTAACCAGTTGCAAATGAATTACTTGTTCTAAGTCTCATTTTTCTCAATCATGATAAACATATGGTAACTCTTACCTTATCAGGTTGTGATGATGAAACATAATACAAAGTATAACAGAGTGCCTGGGATGTGCCCAATAGATAGTAATTGCTGTTATTAGTAATGGTGTACCAACCGTCCTCTCCCTCACAGGCCTCAAGGTGTTGGGCCCAGTGAAATAGTCCATTCCtcaccttaaaaattaaaataagcagtTGACCCAGTAATAGAGTTACAGTTAAAATTGGGAAACTTTGAGTTTTCTAGTCCCTTAGCCTTTGCAGGCTATCTAGTGACAAGACTGAACCAACGTCCCTTTGAAGGAAGGAAATTCAGTTTCATGATCTTGTATAGCATAAcatgaaaaggagaggaaaactgTATTGCAGAGAAATGGTAGCAGAAGTGCTACGGAAGTCTGTAAATCTGTTAGTATGAACGAAAATTAGCGGCTGTTTTAGTGAAGTTATCAAAAGAAATAACTAGCTCCATTTAAGCTTTGTTGCATGGGTAATTGTTCCCATCCTAGCTTAGTTTCCGACCCATTGAAGTGGTTGTGGTAAAACCTTAAGACATGCCAGATAGTATAGTTTGATGTTTTAGCAACTGAAGGAGACATTGTTCTTTagatcaaaaaaagaaatcaagatagTATCTCTATTAACCCTGTGCCATTAACCTCAAAAAAGCACATGATGGGGGTAGTATTTGAAAAGTGGTATATAAAAGttataggaaaaaatagaaatgaagcaTTTTGTCAAACTAAAAATAAGTCCTGTGtgtgtacttatttatttatttatttatattttcaaatcttttctctccatttccccagTCTGTTCATTACCAACAGAGGTaagttcttttcaaattcttttttctttttaaatttgaggtCATTGATTTTATAGCTAGCTTGGGcgctttattttgttatttttcattttctgttatttGCTGGCAGAGTTTCAACTTTTTATAGAGAACTTTGGTTTAGAATGATTTTATGGTCttacaaattgttttttttaGACTTTGAGTCATATGTGTGCATCTTTTGCACTTGGCTATACATGGTTTGGATTTTTGCACAGAACTCATGAATAGTTAGCCAGTAAAACAAAAGTAACCTTAAAGTCAAAGTTTAACAtccaaacagagaagaaaaagcataAATTATGTGTAAGGTTTTCTGTTGATAAGCTTCTAAGTCAGGCTCTGTGGGCAGATCATAAAAATGAGACACCTATATGCCCGAAGCAAGAAATACTTCTggttatttttgtctgtttcctcctttttctAATGGCCCTTCTGTTTGTTGGAGAGGAAATAAATTGTTACAGTGAGGaggtgtgttttaatttttaatttcttacgGGACATTTCCTGGTTGAATACAGATTTTCTGTGGATGAGACATTAGGTAGGAGTAGTTGATTTTATCATTCTATAAATAGCAAGCACAgggaatgattttttaattaaaatgattaaaaatatactGTTGTGACTCAGTTTGTTCTTTTCCCCTCTCCAGTACTGTGAATATATGCCTGATGTTGCTAAATGTAGACAATGGTTAGAGAAGAATTTTCCAAATGAGTTTGCAAAACTTACTGTAggtatgaacatttttttttctttcatcaaaacCTGTACACCTGAAACAGATGCATGTAGGGCattattttaaagatacaaaagTCCTCTAGTAGGAACAGAATTGTATCACTCTATCTATGTCTATTGACTTGAAAACTGTTTTAAGTTCTTGAGTTAATTAAGATTTCTTACATAAAATCACAGACCTCTTCATGAGTCTTATCTCTGGATAGGATAGGTCAAAATATCAACTTTCTTATATAAAGAAGAGTGATTTAGGGACATATATTTTCACTCATTCacttaacaaattattttttgtatGCCTGTTATATGCTACACACTCTTTTAGATGCTGAGAATAAAGCAGTAAACAAAAGACCTGCTCTTTGGAAATTATAGAAGGAGAgacaaaataagtaaaacaagacaaatgaaataaatacattaaattatgATAAGCAGGGAATGGAAAGATAAGAATTTTGGGGGAGGGAATTTGAAATCTTGAAAGATTTTGCTGAAAAGATGGCATTTGAACAAAGACCTAAAAAAAGTGAGGGAGAGAGTCCTTTGAATATCTGGgtgaagaattttccaggcagatagCACAACcagtgcaaagaccctgaggcaaACACTTACCACATATAGCATATTTAGAAAACAGCAAGGAGGActttggttgtttgtttgttttttttttggtgggaaggTGGTGGGGGAAGGTAGGAGATGAAGTCAGAGAAGTAACGAAGGACTACGTCTTAAAGAGCAAGTCTCGGCTTTTCTGAGTGAGATGAGAAGCAGTTTGAGCAGAAGAGTGATGATAAGGTCTGACTTTTGTTTCAGCAGCATCTTTGGCTGCTATGTTAAAAATAGACTGAAGagagacttccccggtggtccagtggttaatactggTCTTCCAGAGCAGGGATGTAGGGGACTTGGATTCAATACCtaatcaaagaactaagatcccacatgctgcgtggcatggccaaaaaaaaagactgaagagagGCATAGGCAGCAAAGCGGGGGGATCAAGTAGGTGGCTCTTGCAGTGATTGGGTCAGGAGGATGACCACCTACTCCAGGATGGTAGCAGTGGGGTGGTGAGAAGTGGTCAGATTCCAAACATGTTTTGAAGGTAGAGCTGACAGGGTCTCCTGATGTGTTGCATGTGGGATGTGAGGAAAAGGGCCAGCTAGACTTTTGACTGAAGCAACTAGAATGGAGTTGCTGTTGCCAAAGGTAAGGGAAACTACAGAAGAACAGATTTCCTCAATTAACAAATTGATGGCTTTTCTTACAAGACTGGTAAAAATGAAGGCAGTAGCAGGAAGAAGGGAAACTCTGGGCCAGAAACAGGGCTATTGAAGTATACCCAATATCATCCTGCTATTTGCTGCTTTGATTTTCAGATAGTTTTCCATGAGGCCCAACCCCTGAGACAACATGGTCTGTCTGTGATTGGATAAGAACCCTCAAATCTGATGTAACAGTCAGTCTACCTGGTGGGCCCTGAACATGTGACTTGCCTAGGACATATCTTCATATTTAGGGCCAGATTTTCTGTTAACAGAATCAGTATGCTTGATGCTAAACACTCCTGTGGAGTCTTGAGGGTTTTATGCTTCTTTAATGTGGCTTCTGTCACCATACACTTACCATAATGACTTCAGAATCAGGCCTGATAGGAGTCCAGGAATGTAATCACTGACTTTATAAATGTTACACTCATTTGTTGGTGAAATACCTTATttgtctgtaaagcaattatccttcaagtagaaaataagtaaataaaaaaaaataccttatcTGTGTATGAGGTTTCTCAGGGGTAATTTCTTAATGTTAGTATGAAGTGATGTCAATGCTtataagggttttgtttttacatCTAGAAAATTCACCCAAACAAGAAGCTGGAATTAGTGAGGGTCAAGGAACAgcaggggaagaggaagagaagaaaaaacaaaagagaggtGAGGCGTGATTTGACTTCTACAAACATACTGCtagaagagggcttcccagaaagctcagaatccgcctgccaatgcgggggcccgcgggttcagtccttgggttgagaagatccccttgagagggaaatagcaacccatcccagtattcttgcctgggaaatcccatggacagaggagcctggcgggctacagtccatggggtcgcagaagagttggacatgacttaccaactaaacaacaaccactaGAAGAAATAAGAAGTGAAAGCATTCCCAAACTGAATAACATCTTCCTGCTACTGCATTCTGTGTGAATACCATACAGAGGGGTATAGAATCGTTCTCAGGATGACTGGATTTCCTGTGATTTGGGCTCTATCAGTAAATTGAACCCAAGGAAACGTGCTTCATTTgccatgtatatacataaaaagCAGCCAGCCAGCTTATTTATGACTTAAAAATTTTGTTACCTTATAAAAATATCTGTGTATTCTATTTAATTAGAGTGAGGACATTTATAAAAGATTTTGTTCTTTCCTTATTTCTGTCAGCTcagttgaatttttcttttcacaaCTGATGAATATACCTGCTACCTCTCCTCCTTCTAAAATGAATTTCTCGTGCCTTGTATCCTATCCCTGcctgtttcttcttcctgaatTAATTCTCCCATGACTAAAACTagcttataaatattttctaggacttcacattaaaaacaaaaaaacattccCCTAAGAACTAGTGTCTCTCTTTGCCATATTCTCCTCCCCATTCCCTTCTTAGCTAGACTTCCTTGCTCAGACTAGACTCAGCTAtcctcctttcagttcagtcgttgAGCCTTCACTCCTCAGTCCATCCTTACCTGACTTTCATGCCATTGAAACTCCTCTGACAAGGATCACAAGTGGCTGGGTGGTTGCTCAGTGATGAGAGCACGTCTGAGCACTCCCTGAAGTGTTGTGCTTGCTCCCTCATTCTGGTTTCCTTCCTCCTCAGGCTTCTGTGTAGACTTCTCCCTTCTGTCCCTTTAAAAAATGGTGTTTTTCCCAGGACTCTGTACATTAACTTCTCATTCTGCATATCCTCCCTGGATGATTCTGCATCCTTAACTTTTGCCCCCACTCTGCACTTAGAACTCCCAAATCTAGTCCTGGATCATGTCTCTAGACTAGAAATGCTCATGGTCCCTTTGGCACTTCAAACACAGTACTTCCAAAGTAAACTTAAGTCCCAAATCtgcatcttttgttttcttcaatttaattaatGACAGCAGTTTATCCAATCATTTGAGCCAAAAACCTGAGACCcgtcttggtttctttctttttgcccctttgaatcagttctgaattCTGTGATTTCTTCTCATTCCTCTGTTTATCCTATGCCTAGTGGCCATTGGTGTTGCCACTGCTTTATTTAGATTTTGATTAGTTTCTGCCTGAACTAATGTAGGAGGCTCCTCAGTGGCCTCTCTTTCATTGCTCTTCACAGACCCACCCTCCACATGGTATGATGATCTTGACAGACCATAAATCGATGATTTCACTCCTGCGTAGTCACTTGTTCACTGGGTTCTTTTCTTTGCAGTATAACAGAGCTTGATGTGCTAGTCCTTAAATGACTGGTATATAATCTTTGCCTATCTGGCTTTCTTTCCTACGTATCATAAGCTTCCTTCAGACAAGTGTATTTGCAGCCAGTTAAGCCAACCATGTTCTTTTCCCCGTGGGGGCTCAGTGTGCAGTGGTTGTAAACAGTACACTAACTCCTCTGTAGTATATTCAACTTGTGGCCTATATGGGTCACCCTAAGGAGACAGCCCTTTCCAGTAGACACTCGCATCTGCCCTAAGGAGACAAAATGCCTATGGGACTACCCCAGTTGAGGCTCCAGACAGGTATGTGAAGTGCCTTTGgaaagccccagggcacagtggccAGGGTCCACATTGGTCAAATTGCTATGTCCATCCATACCAAGCTACAGAATAAGGAGCATGTGATTGAGGCGCTCTGCAGGGCCAAGCTCAAGTTCCCTGGATGCCAGACGATCCACATCACCAAGAATTGGGGATTTACTAAGTTTAATGTGAATGAATTTGAAAACATGGTGGCAGAAAAGTGGCTCATCCCAGATGGTTGTGGGGTCAAATACAACCCTAACCATGGCCCCCTGGACAAGTGGCAGGCCCTGCACTCATAGGAACCTTGGCACTGTCTTTTCCTTACTACGCCAACCAATAAATCCTACTTTCCTGTTAATACACCAAAAGACGAAGTGTAGTTCTCAATTACAGCATCCTTTCTTGTCTCTGTACTTGTTTCCTTTTATCTCCACCAGCCCATCTCCCTTCAAATGGACTTATTTTGCAGGCACTTAGATGCCACTTTCTCTGGGAAACTTTCTGTCCTCTGGAAGTAGAGTAAGCCATTCCTCTGCAGAGCTTATGGTAGTGCTGTGTTCATGGATCCTATTTCAGTATATACCAGATTGCTGTAATTGTTTAACTTGTTTTCTCCTTGCACTGGACTGAGAGCCTCTGGAGGACAGGGACTGTTTTTGTTCTCTTCGTCTTTGTGTCCTTGGCCCTTATTGCAGTGCACAGCACATACTACTTAATATGTATTGACTGAATGAATACTCACTCATGTGTTTATGAATTTTgtattagaaaaagaaactttAGAAATATTTCATACCTTTTGAAAATCAGTATATTTAAAGATAGTAttctctatttatgataaaacaaCTAATCCTGAACTGTTTCTTAATAAATAAAGGTGGAAGGGgtcaaataaaacagaagaagaaaactgTACCACAAAAGGTTACGATAGCCAAAATTCccagagcaaagaagaaataTGTAACAAGAGTGTGTGGCCTTGCAACTTTTGGTGAGTTCAAGCTTAAGTATGtttaaaatttgtgaattttattcgttaattcatttcattatctttttaatCTAGTACCATGAAAATTTTACAGTTCTGTTTTTTGCTAAGAAGGATACAAAATGAGATTTTGGATTTCTAACTGTAGTCAaacttaaaatcttaaaaagtcaaacttaaaatcttaaaaatcttttGTAGAAGGGACTGGTTTAACTTTTTCCATTCCAGAATTTCTGCTTGTGCATATTTTATCTAGAATGAGGGCTGGACAGGTTTCCCTTTGAGGTCTACCAGCACTGCTCCTCTTTCCCTCCCAGTCTCAGTAGCCAAACAGTTGCAAAATGACCTGTCCTCTCTGGGATTACAGTAGAAGGTAAGGGAAGGTGGTTAGTGGCGGAGTGTCTTCCTTTGTAAAAAGGGATAACCACAAGAAACTTCATTTACTTGGAAGTGTATATGTAATGTTGGAATTCATGTGTTCCTGGATTTATTTTGGTCTTGAATCAGGAATAGTATGGATCTTATTTTTCTATACTGAGGCTTTATCTGACCTTAAAAATGTTACATTGTTATGTTGTTCAGATGACTGCCTATGGGTAGTTTGTAATTACTGTTCTGAAAGGAACGTGAAACCCATTAATATGATCTGTTTTATGAATTTAATATGCAGATtaaatttcaaaatggaaaaatattctttGATGTATGATTCCGATTATAGtctcactgtttctttttttaaaataacagaaattgatCTTAAAGAAGCACAAAGATTTTTTGCTCAGAAATTCTCCTGTGGTGCCTCAGTAACAGGGGAGGATGAAATCATCATTCAGGGAGACTTTACAGATGATATTATTGATGTCATTCAGGAAAAATGGCCAGAGGTGAGTATCTGGAACCTGTGCATCTATAGAAGTAAGTTACTAAAGCAGTTGCTTCTGTGTTAGTTGCTAAGCACACCTCATGAAATGTAATTATTTGTGTTTTATAGGTGGATGATGATAGCATTGAAGATCTTGGAGAAGTGAAGAAGTGATTTTGAAAATGTGTCTGTATTTAATGATCTGAACTGATTGTTGGCCAAAGGGAGAgaggccttttaaaaatatatatatttatcctaCAGTTAAACTGTAGCCTACCCTCACCCTTGGCATTTTCACTGTTCTGTACAAGGCTGCttgttttttggtgtgtttttttttttattgccaaaGTCTAATAAAACAGGAGAGACTGTCATGCTTATGCATGAGATAGAATTtagtcaaataaaaaattttggtCATTTGGTActgacttttctctttctttttaacttttttggaaAAACTAGATTTTCTGTGGAAAGCTTTtctgttgattatttttaaataatcacaatttaataaaaaatgattttttttttttttttagctgagtGGTATTTTAAAGATTTGAATTTGGCTTCATCACCAGTAATAACTGTCTCCTTGCTTCTTTGGTGTGGTAGTTTTGAGATGCTTGAATATCTCATGGATCTATGGTTGAATTTGCTTCATGGTCACCAACCAAGTTCATTTTGTGGGCATATTAACATATTGTTGGTAACAGCTGTTTAAGCTGTTCTGGAGATTTTTTGGTAAAGTATATTAAAAGCCTTAAAACCATCTGCACTGTTTGACCCAATTTTTTGGCATTATCCTAAAGATATAATGTCTTAACTTAAAACTATGAATGAGGGTGTTCATCACAGTGCTactcataatatttaaaaaattgcaaatgaTTATAAATGCACAGTTGGGAAATGGTTAAAGAAATGATGGTGTGTCATATGGTaggatatttgcatatattttaaaatactttctaagaATACTTGGAAAGGTGTTTGATAATGCTAAGGAGGAGGTCAGACCCCCAAATCCATTTTGTACATTATTTTCATCGTCTTGAGTGGACAGCCATTCAGAGAGGCTGAGTTCTTGTTCTGGCTGTAAATTTATGTGAGTGAAATTTTGCTAACCACTTGAAAATAATATACACTATTGCTCAGTATAGTCTGGGAAGCAGCAATTGAAATGTGTTTTTCTCGGAAGAGAAGCAGTGACAATGAATCttaatgaatatattaaatgaatttaaacTCTGTTTTTATAAAGGTCCTAAGTCTGGTGCTACAAACTGGAAAGAAGACTCAGTGGTATTTTAAGTTGCTGTCAACACCTTTAAGAAAGTTAGAACCCATTGTCTGTTGCCATGCAGAATAccatcttgaatgaatgaatgggttttTGAGTAATTGAAACATTAGGAAGAATGTATAAATAAAGAtgtaaattaagaaaatgaaattctgcATTAACTGTGAATTtagttaaataaaattatctaatGAAGCAAATTTATCCATTAAGACCACTTGATATGtgttatgtatgtatttttttggtGCTGGAAGATGTCTTTGTGCTTGTATCAACACACGTGTCTTCATGTAAAGATTCTTAATGTTCACAGTTCTTGGCAAATGCAGTTTCAGTCCATTTATAGCCACAGTGGATGTTACTGCAGGAAAATGCAGGATTAAAACTGtccttgtgtatatgtgtgaatctttttctttgacttgaaatttaaaatgcaacTGTTTTATCTCTGATTAAAACCTATTATTCAAGGGGAATTCtgtggccgtccagtggttaggactcagcacgtTCACaactgtggcctgggttcaatcccttgtcagggaactaagatcccacaagcctcatggcatggccaatatatatatatatatatatatatatatatatatatattcaaggaCTCAACTTTAAACAGCCTTATAATACATGTAAGATTTACAATGATTAAGCTGGCAATTTCAAATACAAATACAGTTTTGGTATGTagtgtcttattttaaaaaacatgctgGCAATGTGTggttttaaattcctttttagtTGTTAAATAGTTGCTAAATAACATTAAGTCAGCTGTCACTTAGGGATAATCCATGGTAGCTTTCTCATTCTTAAAAActaataacaattttttaaaaaacaatttatacCTTTTAGATTCTGTTATTTACTAAATGCCTTTACTTAGGAAATATGGTAGAGAAACTGGAATGAGTCTGTAGAGGTCATCAATTTGAATTAATGCATAACTAGGTGCAATTtaattcttatattttctctttaaagattTTTGACCTTAAAATACTAAGATTTTTGATTTGCAACTAGTCATAATAACCCTCTTA includes:
- the DENR gene encoding density-regulated protein — encoded protein: MAADISESGGHDCRGDQRSNTKLDADYPLRVLYCGVCSLPTEYCEYMPDVAKCRQWLEKNFPNEFAKLTVENSPKQEAGISEGQGTAGEEEEKKKQKRGGRGQIKQKKKTVPQKVTIAKIPRAKKKYVTRVCGLATFEIDLKEAQRFFAQKFSCGASVTGEDEIIIQGDFTDDIIDVIQEKWPEVDDDSIEDLGEVKK